From the Rhinolophus sinicus isolate RSC01 linkage group LG02, ASM3656204v1, whole genome shotgun sequence genome, one window contains:
- the SNRPF gene encoding small nuclear ribonucleoprotein F gives MSLPLNPKPFLNGLTGKPVMVKLKWGMEYKGYLVSVDGYMNMQLANTEEYIDGALSGHLGEVLIRCNNVLYIRGVEEEEEDGEMRE, from the exons ATG AGTTTGCCCCTTAATCCCAAACCTTTCCTCAATGGATTGACAGGGAAGCCAGTAATGGTGAAACTTAAGTGGGGAATGGAGTACAAAGGCTACCTGGTATCTGTAGATGGCTATATGAACATGCAG cttGCAAACACAGAAGAATACATAGATGGAGCATTGTCTGGACATCTGGGTGAAGTTTTAATAAG GTGTAATAATGTGCTTTATATCAGGGGTgttgaagaagaggaagaagatgggGAAATGAGAGAATAA